One Scomber scombrus chromosome 1, fScoSco1.1, whole genome shotgun sequence DNA segment encodes these proteins:
- the LOC133984721 gene encoding LOW QUALITY PROTEIN: bromodomain adjacent to zinc finger domain protein 2B-like (The sequence of the model RefSeq protein was modified relative to this genomic sequence to represent the inferred CDS: inserted 1 base in 1 codon; deleted 1 base in 1 codon), whose product MESGERLASPVPTLSAARTSSPAASSSSSSSSSSTSSPAPHSKSSLAPSPSALGSTLSTSGRLFGAAGEQPFIGSTLSSAFPLVNHPAFGAIYTAAAGRPEFGGLGSLGMSAALAAHPQLGALSEWWRAAEAHGRGAAAFLPSFIGFPQFFTPHIQPNHSPSPVQIRMPSKNSHAPPKGVNGAVNGSGVCPPTTQSGSFSASSVPVQTSTKPIKSAEPSNSHRSSPQNNPAEMAEKQIQKPKERKPRKKAVDTSVVSNSESGTSSDSSSDGSLSSDLEDLAEDDEDDDDDDEDDEEEDKQSELSDSEKRTKKKSKVLIASTETAKTDKPLSGVPIAEPQDKAQKVSSNPPTLMPLPCSVSPPALSQASPLALQSSRSRTEAPQQHFSVIQSTGLAANSKPLALLTQPRRESAPSSSPIALTTSPKPPKLLPSSSPQHLPLSLCSSPKPLSVPSPPRSTLPLSTSPKPFGLTSSVTTTRKSSQKPRQHAPGGAKANRRKMLDASLAQINEFRLKQTLMSQGQTFPAELKKKQQGPNRSPKRKSLSSSPLPPAPPPPPHNNHSNLFLSSALLGLPEPHHPNGVIQSTTQDAPLALITKPRKDSASQGKSPQCDSDGGSMPVNLSTGASRTQTTAQAGLPSQPSTTSPHATGHGSRKSKTAKGKGQAPGLGQGQGQAADPLAAWKGFSQNHLVQSLVDLFRGGEPGIGIPGVSIPGVGIPGMGIPGTCNPTAGLPANKESDDSGDDDDDDDEDDDLEEEEEEDEEDSDDSLSESDSNSDSDISGKKVKEFKLLLSGSSKKEMTASRLTKGPELLNTSTNHTATSCSPLNLQVIKTPTIVTSSSALAYHSSPGSSSYSLASPLGLGKRKRVMDEKEMMIPLELGWRRETRVKTASGRPQGEVAYYAPCGKXLRQYPDVMKGLQWSLLKEEEVIPHILAMEGRRGRPPNSDRQLASEGGKGSRRRKGRPPNVGDPLVPEGPSPSEVKLLRKLEAQEIARQAAQMKLMRKLEKQALARAAKEARKQQAIMAAEERRKQKEQIKILKQQEKIKRIQQIRMEKELRAQQILEAKRRKKEEVANAKIMEAEKRIKEKELRRQQAEILKHQELERHRLDMERERRRQHVMLMKAVESRKKAEERERLRQEKRDEKRLNKERKLEQRRLELEIARELKKPNEDMCLSDHKLLPDFSRIPGLILPGRAVSDCLMLMQFLRGFGKVLGLDLSLDVPTLGMLQEGLLNVGDSMGQVQDLLVKLLSLAVCDPGLPPGQKTKTMLGDHLTNVGINRDNVSEVLQMYMGAHCANTELALLALSLKTKAFQAHTPVQKASILGFLANELACSKAVISEIDKGLDQMANMRKDKVIMEGKLKKLRTIHAKRTGKREASVGVEENQSIGTPSSAVKRKRKLGADSDDEDEDDEDSDDQAEEDDDEEEEEIKKVKKVELYDEDEVDQATSIEELEKQIEKLAKQHHQTRRKLFEISHSLRSMMYGQDRYRRRYWVLPHCGGVFIEAMESGEAPEELEEERQRRRRAAEEVKVKEEPQEIELQKEKLTNLDGQSICTQGLEQQTDEEKEHEGKENSSALFYQQPGCVSTLCTVRDVNKDVGRETVKTEDKENPHVRQNGSPVGTPNTATIVTSSSPTNNTSELTVATTPSMVTTNDTANIPPLASTSLSVPCLTAPRESPGNTPPPPAPSPQLSLQANDQLLRVLTERSGHWFSLLPRNPCDLSSVTTTLPGVPRVSPQASSTPARPRSPPPSPALPLTPSAASASASPHHPAGLLTYPLSALQVKSGGSLLGVSFGSWPSGMMSPSLPLCSSPMPGHSLEGNTAASVSSKSESPLPRIEKTSSMPSPALEMPKSLDHLTARPIPEEMLTGWWRVSDIEELRALVNALHSRGMREKGLQRQMQKYLEIIPQVCTKHRDVAMIELHELEESQVSVESVRGWCVEEQAMEMDIAVLQQVEELERKVTAASLQVKGWTYPDPQSEREDLVYYEHKPLTKSVPVSAGDKDSKDHPEERGEKGGVLRHLDNPLDIAVTRLADLERNIERRYLRSPLGTTIQIRLDNVGTVTVPAPAPSTSADREGGEEEVAHGMKVWRKALTEVRSAAQLAMCIQQLQKSIAWERSIMKVYCQICRKGDNEDLLLLCDGCDKGCHTYCHKPKITTIPEGDWYCPSCISKASGPSPKIKKPPSKPVASTAGGSKKGGEAKKNGKQASNGEAEEDDSASASNTPKKGAKDNSRKRKTEESSPALPAANQEGPVCVKRAKTARDNNRDLGLCRVLLAELERHQDAWPFLTPVNLKSVPGYKKVIKKPMDFSTIREKLVSSQYQNLETFIIDVNLVFDNCEKFNEDNSEIGRAGHTMRKFFEKRWTELLKQTN is encoded by the exons ATGGAGTCTGGAGAGCGGCTGGCCTCCCCTGTGCCCACCCTGTCTGCTGCTCGCACCTCCTCCCCTGcggcctcttcctcctcctcctcctcctcctcttccacctcatCCCCTGCGCCCCACTCTAAGAGCAGCCTGGCCCCGAGCCCCTCAGCACTGGGATCCACACTCAGCACCTCTG GCCGTCTGTTTGGAGCAGCAGGAGAGCAGCCCTTCATTGGCTCCACATTGTCAAGTGCCTTTCCTCTGGTCAACCACCCAGCCTTCGGAGCCATCTACACTGCCGCAGCAGGCAGGCCTGAGTTTGGAGGCCTGGGCTCCCTGGGCATGTCAGCTGCTCTGGCTGCCCACCCCCAGCTAGGAGCCCTCTCTG AGTGGTGGCGAGCTGCTGAAGCCCATGGACGGGGAGCTGCtgcctttctcccttctttcattGGCTTCCCTCAATTCTTCACCCCCCATATCCAGCCCAACCACAGCCCCAGTCCTGTTCAGATCAGGATGCCCAGCAAGAACAGCCATGCCCCACCTAAAG GGGTGAATGGAGCAGTAAATGGCAGTGGAGTCTGTCCTCCCACCACACAATCGGGAAGCTTTTCCGCAAGTTCGGTCCCTGTCCAGACATCGACCAAGCCAATCAAGAGTGCAGAGCCCTCCAATAGTCACCGTAGCAGCCCTCAGAATAACCCAGCAGAGATGGCAGAAAAGCAGATCCAGAAACCTAAAGAGAGG AAGCCACGCAAGAAGGCAGTAGACACTTCTGTGGTGAGTAACAGTGAATCAGGCACATCTTCAGACAGCTCAAGTGACGGGTCCCTCAGCAGTGATCTGGAAGACCTTgcagaggatgatgaagatgacgaTGACGACGATGAGGACGACGAAGAGGAGGACAAGCAGAGTGAATTGTCAGACTCTGAGAAGCGGACAAAGAAGAAATCAAAG GTTTTGATAGCAAGCACTGAAACTGCAAAGACAGACAAACCACTTTCTGGGGTTCCCATAGCGGAGCCCCAGGACAAGGCTCAGAAGGTCTCCTCTAACCCCCCAACCCTCATGCCCCTGCCCTGCTCTGTCTCCCCTCCTGCCCTGTCCCAAGCCTCACCGCTGGCTCTGCAGAGTTCCAGGTCCCGGACAGAGGCGCCACAGCAACATTTTAGTGTGATTCAGTCCACTGGCCTGGCTGCCAACTCAAAGCCCCTGGCACTCCTCACTCAACCCCGTAGGGAGTCTGCACCGTCTTCCTCCCCCATAGCCCTCACCACATCTCCCAAACCACCCAAACTGctgccttcctcctctccccagCACCTGcccctctccctctgctcctcccCCAAGCCTCTCTCTGTGCCCTCCCCACCCCGTTCGACTCTCCCACTGTCTACCTCCCCTAAACCTTTTGGTTTGACCTCATCTGTAACAACCACCCGGAAGTCCTCACAGAAACCACGTCAACACGCTCCTGGCGGCGCCAAAGCCAACAGGAGGAAAATGTTGGACGCCTCACTTGCGCAGATCAATGAGTTCAGGCTCAAACAG ACTCTCATGTCCCAAGGGCAGACGTTCCCAGCTGAGctaaagaaaaagcagcagggGCCAAACAGGTCTCCCAAGAGGAAGTCTCTGTCTTCATCTCCATTGCCACCcgctccaccacctccaccccaCAACAATCACTCCAACCTCTTCCTCTCGAGTGCCCTGCTGGGGCTTCCCGAACCCCATCACCCCAATGGAGTCATCCAAAGCACCACTCAGGACGCACCATTGGCCCTCATCACCAAACCTCGCAAAGACTCTGCCTCTCAAGGCAAGTCCCCTCAGTGCGACTCTGATGGTGGGTCAATGCCTGTCAATCTGAGCACAGGGGCGAGTAGGACCCAAACAACCGCCCAGGCTGGACTTCCGTCACAGCCCTCCACTACCTCACCCCATGCCACAGGCCATGGATCCCGAAAGAGCAAGACCGCCAAGGGTAAGGGACAGGCACCAGGGCTtggacagggacagggacaaGCAGCAGACCCTTTAGCTGCCTGGAAGGGCTTCTCTCAGAACCACTTGGTACAGTCTCTCGTAGATTTGTTTCGTGGAGGAGAGCCCGGGATTGGGATTCCTGGAGTTAGCATCCCTGGAGTTGGAATTCCTGGGATGGGCATCCCTGGGACTTGTAACCCCACAGCTGGTCTCCCTGCTAATAAAGAATCTGATGACTcgggagatgatgatgatgatgatgatgaggatgacgaccttgaggaggaggaggaggaggatgaagaggattcAGATGATAGTCTGTCAG AGTCTGACAGCAACTCAGACAGTGACATCTCTGGAAAGAAAGTGAAGGAGTTtaagctgctgctgtctggaTCATCTAAGAAGGAGATGACAGCCTCCAGGCTAACCAAAGGCCCAGAACTACTGAACACCTCAACTAATCACACAGCCACCAGCTGCTCCCCTCTCAACCTACAGGTCATCAAGACTCCTACCATTGTCACCAGCTCCAGTGCCTTGGCCTATCACAGCTCTCCAGGCTCTTCCTCCTACAGTCTAGCCTCTCCGTTAG GCTtagggaagaggaagagggtgaTGGATGAGAAGGAGATGATGATACCTCTGGAGTTGGG GTGGCGTAGAGAAACAAGAGTCAAAACAGCG TCTGGGCGGCCGCAGGGCGAGGTGGCGTACTACGCCCCGTGTGGCA AACTAAGGCAGTACCCAGATGTGATGAAG gGTTTACAGTGGAGCCTGTTGAAGGAAGAGGAGGTCATTCCTCATATTTTGGCGATGGAAGGTCGGAGGGGTCGCCCCCCAAATTCAGACCGTCAGTTAGCAAGCGAAGGTGGCAAAGGTAGCCGACGGAGAAAGGGACGACCCCCTAATGTGGGCGATCCACTGGTGCCGGAGGGCCCCAGTCCCAGTGAGGTCAAACTTCTGCGCAAACTAGAGGCTCAAG AAATCGCCCGGCAGGCAGCCCAGATGAAACTGATGAGAAAACTGGAAAAGCAAGCATTGGCGCGTGCAGCCAAAGAAGCCCGGAAACAGCAAG CTATCATGGCAgcggaggagagaaggaagcagAAAGAGCAGATCAAGATCCTGAAGCAGCAG gagAAGATCAAGCGTATTCAGCAAATTCGGATGGAGAAGGAACTCAGGGCACAGCAAATTTTGGAG GCAAAacggagaaagaaggaagaagtcGCCAATGCCAAAATAATGGAGGCTGAAAAACGGATAAag GAGAAAGAATTGAGGAGACAGCAGGCAGAGATTCTGAAACACCAG GAGTTGGAGAGGCATAGACTAGATATG gagagagagaggaggaggcaaCATGTAATGCTGATGAAGGCTGTCGAGTCTCGCAAGAAAGCAGAG GAGCGTGAGCGCTTGCGGCAGGAAAAAAGGGATGAGAAGCGCCTGAACAAAGAGCGTAAATTGGAGCAACGCAGGCTGGAGCTGGAGATAGCGAGAGAACTGAAGAAGCCAAATGAAGACATGTGTCTGTCTGATCATAAG CTTCTCCCTGACTTCTCCCGAATCCCGGGGCTGATCCTGCCAGGACGTGCCGTGTCTGACTGCCTGATGCTGATGCAGTTCCTGCGAGGCTTTGGGAAGGTTTTGGGGCTGGACTTGAGTTTGGATGTGCCCACGCTGGGCATGTTACAGGAGGGTTTGCTCAATGTTGGGGACAGCATGGGCCAAGTCCAAGACCTTCTGGTCAAACTGCTTTCTCTGGCAGTCTGTGATCCTGGTTTGCCACCTGGACAAAAG ACAAAGACCATGCTGGGGGACCACCTGACCAACGTTGGCATTAACAGGGATAATGTATCTGAGGTGCTACAGATGTACATGGGGGCCCATTGTGCCAATACAGAACTGGCCCTTCTGGCCCTCAGTCTGAAAACCAAGGCCTTCCAGGCACACACGCCTGTCCAGAAGGCCTCAATCCTGGGCTTCCTGGCTAATGAGCTGGCCTGCAGCAAAGCTGTTATCAG TGAGATCGATAAGGGCCTGGACCAGATGGCAAACATGAGGAAAGACAAGGTTATTATGGAGGGGAAACTCAAGAA GTTGAGGACCATTCATGCCAAACGCACTGGAAAGAGGGAGGCAAGTGTGGGTGTGGAGGAGAATCAGTCCATTGGTACTCCCTCCTCTGCCGTCAAACGCAAGAGGAAACTGGGTGCAGACAGTGATGATGAGGACGAGGACGACGAGGACAGTGATGACCAGGCCGAGGAGGATGAtgacgaagaggaggaagaaattaAGAAGGTTAAAAAAGTAGAGCTATATGATGAG GATGAAGTTGACCAAGCCACCAGTATCGAGGAACTGGAGAAGCAGATAGAGAAATTAGCCAAG CAACATCATCAGACCAGAAGAAAGCTGTTTGAGATATCACATTCTCTGCGCTCCATGATGTACGGCCAGGACCGTTACCGCCGCCGGTACTGGGTACTTCCCCACTGTGGAGGGGTCTTCATTGAAGCAATGGAGAGTGGAGAAG CTCCAGAGGAACTGGAGGAAGAGcgacagagaaggaggagagcagcagaggaggtcAAGGTCAAAGAGGAACCTCAGGAGATAGAGCTGCAGAAGGAGAAACTCACCAACCTTGATGGTCAGAGCATTTGCACACAAGGCTTGGAGCAACAGACAGATGAGGAGAAGGAGCACGAGGGGAAGGAAAACTCCTCAGCTCTCTTCTACCAGCAACCAGGCTGTGTATCTACACTGTGCACAGTTCGGGATGTCAACAAAGATGTTGGCAGAGAAACTGTGAAGACAGAGGATAAGGAGAATCCCCATGTGAGACAAAATGGCAGCCCTGTGGGCACTCCTAATACCGCTACCATAGTGACATCATCCTCCCCCACTAACAATACCTCTGAGCTCACAGTAGCAACAACTCCTTCCATGGTGACCACTAATGACACTGCAAATATCCCTCCCCTAGCCTCCACTTCTTTATCTGTCCCATGCCTGACAGCCCCACGAGAAAGCCCAGGGAACACTCCTCCACCCCCCGCTCCATCTCCACAGCTTTCATTGCAAGCCAACGACCAGCTCCTCAGAGTCCTGACAGAGAGGAGTGGACACTGGTTCAGTCTTCTCCCTCGCAACCCCTGTGACCTCTCTTCCGTCACCACAACTCTACCAGGAGTGCCCCGTGTATCCCCCCAGGCGTCCTCTACCCCTGCCAGGCCCAGATCCCCACCTCCATCCCCTGCACTTCCTCTCACCccttctgctgcttcagcctCTGCCAGCCCGCACCACCCAGCTGGCCTCCTCACATACCCACTATCAGCCCTGCAG GTGAAGTCAGGTGGCTCATTGCTAGGAGTTTCTTTTGGAAGCTGGCCCAGTGGCATGATGAGTCCCAGCCTGCCTCTGTGCAGCAGCCCCATGCCGGGTCACTCTCTGGAGGGCAACACAGCAGCAAGTGTCTCCAGTAAGAGTGAATCACCTTTACCTCGCATCGAGAAAACCTCATCCATGCCCTCTCCTGCCTTGGAGATGCCCAAATCCCTCGACCACCTGACAGCTCGGCCCATCCCAGAGG AGATGCTGACAGGTTGGTGGCGGGTGTCTGACATTGAGGAGCTGAGGGCTCTAGTCAATGCTCTCCACAGCCGAGGCATGAGAGAGAAAGGCCTCCAGAGGCAAATGCAGAAGTACTTGGAGATCATCCCCCAGGTCTGCACTAAACACAGAGACG TGGCCATGATCGAACTGCATGAGCTGGAGGAGAGCCAGGTCAGTGTGGAGTCGGTGCGAGGCTGGTGTGTGGAGGAGCAGGCGATGGAGATGGACATCGCTGTGCTGCAGCAGGTGGAGGAACTGGAGAGGAAAGTGACTGCAGCCAGCCTGCAGGTCAAG GGCTGGACATATCCGGACCCTCAGTCCGAGCGGGAGGATCTGGTGTATTACGAGCACAAGCCCCTCACCAAATCAGTGCCAGTGTCAGCGGGAGACAAAGACTCCAAAGATCATCCAGAGGAGCGGGGGGAGAAGGGCGGGGTGTTGCGTCACCTGGACAACCCACTGGACATAGCAGTGACACGTCTGGCCGATCTGGAGCGCAACATCGAGAGAAGGTACCTGAGGAGCCCCTTAGGTACCACCATTCAGATCAGGCTGGATAATGTGGGTACGGTCACTGTCCCTGCCCCCGCCCCATCCACTAGTGCTGACAGGGAAGG tggtgaggaggaggtggcCCACGGCATGAAGGTTTGGAGGAAGGCACTGACTGAAGTGCGTAGTGCTGCCCAGTTGGCCATGTGCATCCAGCAACTGCAGAAGTCTATCGCCTGGGAGCGGTCCATCATGAAAGTG TACTGTCAGATATGCAGGAAGGGCGACAACGAAGACCTCCTCCTGCTGTGTGATGGCTGTGACAAAGGCTGCCACACTTATTGTCACAAACCCAAAATCACTACTATCCCAGAGGGAGACTGGTACTGCCCGTCCTGCATATCCAAG